One window from the genome of Ramlibacter henchirensis encodes:
- a CDS encoding ABC transporter permease subunit, translating into MTQRRRHLALVAAVVALLALAPMVLGNFGVSLLNDIGIASLVALGLVLLTGVGGATSFGQAAFVGIAAYASAWLSTTQGVSPWIGLLFALALTGTAALLIGLLTLRLGGHFLPLSTIAWGLSIALLFGNMDALGRHTGMSNIPALRIGGFSFADPRSMYYLIWVLVGLVFLFSYNVLQSRSGRAIRGLRGGSTLLASVGADAFRVRLALFVMAALLAGLAGWLYAHMNRFVSPSPFDVRASIEYLLMAVAGGLGHLSGALVGAALVLVMKNGLQDVLPLLTQRAGQLEAVAFAMLFILLLHYARGGLMGFIARWTRGRFAVPVGVPEASAGALPHRSLPPRGELLLSVKGAVKRFGGLVAVNDVSFDVRAGEIVGLIGPNGAGKSTMFNLLTGTLPMTSGHVEFLGHDVTGLSQRAIALKGMARTFQHVKLRPHMSLLDNVALGAHGRTRAGMVSAGLRLDRREEAQIVAEAYKQLGRIGLAERAHELAGSLPLGTQRILEIARALAADPVLLVLDEPAAGLRRKEKHELGDLLRKLRSEGVTILIVEHDMDFVMRLVDRLVVMNFGSKLVEGEPAAVRADPAVQAAYLGGAVAKPGTIPAAQEPRQVAAGGVR; encoded by the coding sequence ATGACGCAGCGCAGACGACATCTCGCCCTGGTCGCGGCCGTGGTCGCGTTGCTGGCGCTCGCGCCGATGGTGCTGGGCAACTTCGGCGTGAGCCTGCTCAACGACATCGGCATCGCGTCGCTGGTGGCGCTGGGCCTCGTGCTGCTCACGGGCGTGGGCGGCGCCACGTCGTTCGGCCAGGCGGCCTTCGTCGGCATCGCGGCCTACGCCAGCGCCTGGCTGTCCACGACGCAAGGCGTGTCGCCCTGGATCGGCCTGCTGTTCGCGCTGGCCCTCACCGGAACGGCGGCGCTGCTGATCGGCCTCTTGACGCTGCGGCTCGGCGGCCACTTCCTGCCGCTGTCCACCATCGCCTGGGGCCTGTCCATCGCGCTGCTGTTCGGCAACATGGACGCGCTGGGCCGCCACACGGGCATGTCCAACATTCCCGCGCTGAGGATCGGCGGCTTCTCGTTCGCGGACCCGCGTTCCATGTACTACCTGATCTGGGTGCTGGTCGGCCTGGTCTTCCTGTTCTCGTACAACGTCCTGCAGTCCCGCAGCGGCCGCGCGATCCGCGGCCTGCGCGGCGGCAGCACGCTGCTGGCCAGCGTCGGCGCCGATGCCTTCAGGGTGCGCCTGGCGCTGTTCGTGATGGCGGCGTTGCTGGCCGGCCTGGCCGGCTGGCTCTATGCCCACATGAACCGCTTCGTCAGTCCGTCGCCCTTCGACGTGCGGGCCAGCATCGAGTACCTGCTGATGGCAGTGGCGGGCGGCCTCGGCCACCTGAGCGGCGCGCTGGTCGGCGCGGCACTGGTGCTGGTCATGAAGAACGGGCTGCAGGACGTGCTGCCGCTGCTCACGCAGCGCGCCGGGCAACTGGAAGCAGTCGCATTCGCGATGCTGTTCATCCTCCTGCTGCACTACGCGCGCGGCGGTTTGATGGGCTTCATCGCGCGCTGGACGCGGGGGCGGTTCGCCGTTCCGGTCGGCGTGCCCGAGGCGTCCGCCGGCGCGCTGCCGCACCGCAGCCTGCCGCCGCGCGGCGAGCTGCTGCTGTCGGTGAAAGGCGCGGTCAAGCGGTTCGGCGGGCTGGTGGCGGTCAACGACGTGAGCTTCGACGTGCGGGCCGGCGAGATCGTCGGCCTGATCGGCCCGAACGGCGCCGGCAAGTCGACCATGTTCAACCTGCTCACGGGCACGCTGCCGATGACGAGCGGGCACGTGGAGTTCCTTGGCCACGACGTGACCGGGCTGTCGCAACGCGCCATCGCGCTCAAGGGCATGGCGCGCACCTTCCAGCACGTGAAGCTTCGGCCGCACATGAGCCTGCTGGACAACGTCGCGCTCGGCGCCCATGGCCGCACGCGCGCCGGCATGGTGTCGGCCGGCCTGCGCCTGGACCGGCGCGAAGAGGCGCAGATCGTGGCCGAGGCCTACAAGCAGCTGGGGCGCATCGGCCTGGCCGAGCGCGCGCACGAACTGGCGGGCAGCCTGCCCCTGGGCACGCAGCGCATCCTGGAGATCGCCCGCGCCCTGGCGGCCGACCCGGTGCTGCTGGTGCTCGACGAGCCCGCGGCCGGTCTGCGCCGCAAGGAGAAGCACGAACTCGGCGACCTGCTGCGCAAGCTGCGGTCGGAAGGCGTGACCATCCTGATCGTGGAGCACGACATGGACTTCGTCATGAGACTCGTCGACCGCCTGGTGGTGATGAACTTCGGCTCCAAGCTGGTGGAGGGCGAGCCGGCTGCCGTGCGGGCCGACCCGGCCGTCCAGGCCGCATACCTTGGCGGCGCAGTCGCCAAACCCGGCACCATCCCCGCGGCGCAGGAGCCGCGGCAGGTGGCCGCAGGAGGCGTGCGATGA
- a CDS encoding ABC transporter ATP-binding protein: MTTAMLEIGDLHVSYGQVDAVRGVSLSLLPGQIVTVIGPNGAGKTTLLGAAMGLLPSKGTLRFEGEDVGGLDVESRVERGLCLVPEKRELFGELTVLDNLMLGAYSKRMNGSTLRSRLDEVYGRFPRLGERRSQRADTLSGGERQMLALGRALMSAPRLLMLDEPSLGLAPLIVQEILGIIRGLRNDGVSILLVEQNALAALESSDYGYVLETGEIALSGASKELENDPRVQATYLGGATDEH, translated from the coding sequence ATGACGACCGCGATGCTCGAGATCGGCGACCTGCACGTCTCGTACGGCCAGGTCGATGCGGTGCGCGGCGTTTCGCTGTCGCTGCTGCCCGGCCAGATCGTCACTGTGATCGGCCCCAACGGCGCCGGCAAGACGACGCTGCTGGGCGCGGCGATGGGCCTGCTGCCTTCGAAGGGCACGCTTCGGTTCGAAGGCGAGGACGTCGGTGGACTGGACGTGGAGTCGCGCGTCGAACGCGGGCTCTGCCTGGTGCCGGAAAAGCGCGAGCTGTTCGGCGAACTGACCGTGCTGGACAACCTGATGCTGGGCGCCTATTCGAAGCGCATGAACGGCAGCACGCTGCGAAGCCGGCTGGACGAGGTCTATGGCCGCTTCCCGCGCCTGGGCGAGCGGCGCTCGCAGCGCGCCGACACGCTCTCGGGGGGCGAGCGCCAGATGCTGGCGCTGGGCCGCGCGCTGATGTCGGCGCCGCGCCTCTTGATGCTGGACGAGCCCAGCCTGGGCCTCGCGCCGCTGATCGTGCAGGAGATCCTGGGCATCATCCGCGGCCTGCGCAACGACGGCGTTTCCATCCTGCTGGTGGAGCAGAACGCGCTGGCGGCGCTGGAGAGCTCCGACTACGGCTACGTGCTGGAGACGGGCGAGATCGCGCTCAGCGGCGCTTCCAAGGAACTCGAGAACGATCCGCGGGTGCAGGCCACCTACCTGGGCGGGGCGACGGATGAACACTGA
- a CDS encoding ATP-dependent acyl-CoA ligase encodes MNTESPLRPQERTLPAMLARQAREFGDRPFLSVPGAEWRHRDAAQVAASRGAALRAAGVGRGDRVAVMCSNRAEFIETVLGCGWIGAAAVPINSASMGPQVQYLLADSGARLLVIEDRFVERLATADLGQTALQRIWVIGEGGSMSGPPARERWPTAAEPVEPESVEPGDTLAVLYTSGTTGPAKGVLCPHAQYYWWGVHSADVLSITQADVLCTTLPLFHINALNTVAQAAVTGCRAVLLDKFSASGFWPAMQGCGATVVYLLGAMVPILLAQPPGPAEREHRVRTGLGPGVPATAGAAFLERTGVTLLEGYGSTETNFVIATAPDSPRRGVMGWLRPGFDARVVDEADNELPAGTAGELVLRADQPFVFASGYFGRPEKTVEAWRNLWFHTGDRVVREADGAFVFVDRIKDAIRRRGENISSWEVEQVLMSHPSVAAVAVYPVRSELAEDEVMAAVIPREAGALQPAELAAFCESRLPKFAIPRFIDLVAELPRTENGKVQKFKLRERGVPPGCWDRAAPRP; translated from the coding sequence ATGAACACTGAGTCGCCGCTGCGTCCGCAGGAGCGGACGCTGCCCGCGATGCTCGCGCGCCAGGCGCGCGAGTTCGGCGACCGTCCGTTCCTTTCCGTCCCCGGCGCGGAATGGCGCCACCGCGATGCGGCGCAGGTCGCGGCATCCCGGGGGGCGGCCTTGCGTGCGGCCGGCGTGGGCCGGGGCGACCGCGTGGCCGTGATGTGCTCCAACCGCGCCGAGTTCATCGAGACGGTGCTCGGATGCGGCTGGATCGGCGCAGCGGCCGTGCCGATCAACAGTGCGTCGATGGGGCCGCAGGTGCAGTATTTGCTGGCCGACAGCGGCGCGCGCCTGCTGGTGATCGAGGACCGCTTCGTCGAGCGCCTCGCCACCGCCGACCTGGGCCAGACGGCGCTGCAGCGCATCTGGGTCATCGGGGAGGGCGGTTCGATGTCCGGCCCACCGGCGCGCGAGCGTTGGCCCACGGCTGCCGAACCTGTCGAGCCGGAATCCGTCGAGCCGGGCGACACGCTCGCGGTCCTCTACACGTCGGGCACGACGGGCCCCGCCAAGGGCGTGCTGTGCCCGCATGCCCAGTACTACTGGTGGGGCGTGCACTCGGCCGACGTGCTGTCGATCACGCAAGCGGACGTGCTCTGCACGACGCTGCCCCTCTTCCACATCAATGCCCTCAATACCGTCGCGCAGGCGGCGGTCACCGGCTGCCGGGCGGTATTGCTCGACAAGTTCTCCGCCTCCGGCTTCTGGCCGGCCATGCAGGGTTGCGGCGCGACGGTGGTCTACCTGCTCGGCGCCATGGTGCCCATCCTGCTGGCGCAACCGCCGGGACCCGCGGAACGCGAACACCGCGTGCGCACCGGCCTGGGCCCCGGCGTGCCGGCCACGGCCGGAGCGGCTTTCCTGGAGCGCACCGGCGTGACGCTGCTGGAAGGCTACGGGTCCACGGAGACCAACTTCGTGATCGCGACGGCACCGGATTCGCCACGCCGCGGCGTGATGGGCTGGCTGCGCCCCGGCTTCGATGCGCGCGTGGTCGACGAAGCTGACAACGAGCTGCCCGCGGGAACGGCCGGCGAACTGGTGCTGCGCGCGGACCAGCCTTTCGTCTTCGCGTCCGGCTACTTCGGCCGTCCGGAGAAGACCGTGGAGGCCTGGCGCAACCTCTGGTTCCACACGGGCGACAGGGTGGTGCGCGAGGCCGACGGTGCCTTCGTCTTCGTCGACCGCATCAAGGACGCGATCCGCCGGCGCGGCGAGAACATCTCGTCCTGGGAAGTCGAGCAGGTGCTGATGAGCCATCCTTCTGTCGCGGCCGTGGCGGTCTATCCCGTCCGGTCGGAACTGGCCGAGGACGAGGTCATGGCCGCCGTGATCCCGCGCGAGGCGGGAGCGCTCCAGCCCGCCGAGCTGGCCGCCTTCTGCGAGTCGCGCCTCCCAAAATTCGCCATACCGCGTTTCATCGACCTCGTGGCCGAGCTGCCGCGAACCGAGAACGGAAAGGTGCAGAAGTTCAAGCTGCGCGAGCGCGGCGTGCCGCCGGGCTGCTGGGATCGCGCGGCGCCAAGACCCTGA
- a CDS encoding bifunctional salicylyl-CoA 5-hydroxylase/oxidoreductase — protein sequence MKIVCIGGGPAGLYFALLMKKQDPRHDISVVERNKPYDTFGWGVVFSDQTLGNLQQADAPTAGKILDAFSHWDDIEINIDGHKLRSGGHGFCGIGRKRLLNILQERCEELGVKLVFETDVQDDTQYADADLIIASDGLNSRIRTKYAETFVPDIDTRRCRFVWLGTHKLFDAFTFAFEKTEWGWFQAHAYKFDADTSTFIVETPEEVWRAAGLDRMEKEESIEFCERLFAKYLDGHRLMSNASHLRGSAQWIRFPRVVCQRWVHHNGRTPVVLMGDAAHTAHFSIGSGTKLALEDAIELARCIRNKPGELNDALQAYEAVRSVDVLRIQNAARNSTEWFENVDRYASLPPAQFAYSLLTRSQRISHENLRLRDKAYVEAYEDWMAVKAGVQRHPEKMPIPPMFTPFTLRGTTLKNRVVVSPMAQYSCVDGVPGDYHLTHLGARAMGGAGMVMVEMTCVSPDARITPGCPGLWSDGQRDAWKRIVDFVHSNSDAKIALQLGHAGAKGSTRVAWEGIDQPLEDGNWPLISASPQQYIDGVSQWSRAMTRADMDRVRDDFVAATHRAVEAGFDWLELHCAHGYLLSSFISPLTNQRTDEYGGSLENRLRFPLEVFHAVRAAWPGHLPMSVRISAHDWVEGGITPDDAVAIARAFKAAGADMIDCSSGQVSKQEKPVFGRMFQTPFSDRVRNEAGIATIAVGAISEADHVNSIIAAGRADLCAVARPHLANPAWTLMEAARIGYLDLAWPKQYRSAKVQLERNLERERAAASQAAGLSPLAQANRALGV from the coding sequence TTGAAGATCGTTTGCATCGGCGGCGGCCCCGCCGGCCTTTACTTCGCCCTGCTGATGAAGAAGCAGGATCCGCGGCACGACATCAGCGTCGTGGAGCGAAACAAGCCCTATGACACCTTCGGCTGGGGCGTGGTCTTCTCCGACCAGACGCTGGGCAACTTGCAGCAGGCCGACGCGCCGACGGCCGGGAAGATCCTGGACGCGTTCAGCCACTGGGACGACATCGAGATCAACATCGACGGCCACAAGCTGCGATCCGGCGGCCACGGCTTCTGCGGCATCGGCCGCAAGCGGCTGCTGAACATCCTGCAGGAGCGCTGCGAGGAACTGGGCGTCAAGCTCGTCTTCGAGACCGACGTGCAGGACGACACGCAGTACGCGGACGCGGACCTCATCATCGCCAGCGACGGCCTGAACAGCCGCATCCGCACCAAATACGCCGAAACCTTCGTACCGGACATCGACACGCGCCGCTGCCGCTTCGTCTGGCTCGGGACGCACAAGCTGTTCGACGCCTTCACCTTCGCTTTCGAGAAGACCGAATGGGGCTGGTTCCAGGCCCACGCCTACAAGTTCGATGCGGACACGTCGACCTTCATCGTCGAGACGCCCGAAGAGGTCTGGCGCGCAGCGGGCCTGGACAGGATGGAGAAGGAAGAGTCCATCGAATTCTGCGAGCGCCTGTTCGCCAAGTACCTGGACGGCCACCGGCTCATGTCCAACGCCAGCCACCTGCGCGGATCGGCGCAGTGGATCCGGTTCCCGCGCGTGGTGTGCCAGCGCTGGGTGCACCACAACGGCCGCACGCCGGTCGTGCTGATGGGCGATGCCGCCCACACGGCGCATTTCTCCATCGGTTCCGGCACCAAGCTGGCCCTGGAGGACGCGATCGAACTGGCGCGCTGCATCCGCAACAAGCCGGGCGAGCTGAACGACGCGCTGCAGGCCTACGAGGCGGTGCGCAGCGTGGACGTGCTGCGCATCCAGAACGCCGCCCGCAACTCCACCGAGTGGTTCGAGAACGTCGACCGCTACGCCAGCCTGCCGCCGGCGCAGTTCGCATATTCATTGCTCACGCGCAGCCAGCGGATCAGCCATGAGAACCTTCGGCTTCGCGACAAGGCGTACGTGGAAGCCTACGAGGACTGGATGGCCGTCAAGGCAGGCGTGCAGCGCCATCCGGAGAAGATGCCGATCCCGCCCATGTTCACGCCGTTCACGCTGCGCGGCACCACGCTGAAGAACCGCGTCGTGGTCTCGCCGATGGCGCAGTACTCCTGCGTCGACGGCGTACCCGGCGACTACCACCTGACGCACTTGGGCGCGCGCGCCATGGGCGGCGCCGGCATGGTGATGGTGGAGATGACCTGCGTATCGCCCGATGCCCGCATCACGCCCGGATGCCCTGGGCTGTGGAGCGACGGCCAGCGCGACGCATGGAAGCGCATCGTGGACTTCGTCCATTCAAATTCCGACGCGAAGATCGCGCTGCAGCTGGGACACGCCGGAGCGAAGGGCTCGACACGCGTGGCCTGGGAAGGCATCGACCAGCCGCTGGAAGACGGCAACTGGCCGCTGATCTCGGCCTCGCCGCAGCAGTACATCGACGGCGTGAGCCAGTGGTCCCGCGCGATGACGCGCGCCGACATGGACCGCGTGCGCGACGACTTCGTGGCGGCGACGCACCGGGCCGTGGAGGCCGGGTTCGACTGGCTGGAGCTGCACTGCGCGCACGGCTACCTGCTGTCCTCGTTCATCTCGCCGCTGACCAACCAGCGCACCGACGAATACGGCGGCTCGCTGGAGAACCGGCTGCGCTTCCCGCTGGAGGTGTTCCATGCGGTTCGGGCGGCCTGGCCGGGCCACCTGCCGATGTCGGTGCGGATCTCGGCGCACGACTGGGTCGAGGGCGGCATCACGCCGGACGACGCAGTGGCGATCGCCCGCGCCTTCAAGGCTGCCGGCGCCGACATGATCGACTGCTCCTCGGGCCAGGTCAGCAAGCAGGAAAAGCCGGTGTTCGGCCGCATGTTCCAGACGCCGTTCTCCGACCGCGTCCGCAACGAAGCGGGCATCGCGACGATCGCGGTCGGCGCCATCTCGGAGGCCGACCACGTCAACAGCATCATCGCGGCCGGCCGCGCCGACCTGTGCGCCGTGGCGCGCCCGCACCTGGCCAACCCGGCCTGGACTTTGATGGAAGCGGCCCGCATCGGTTATCTCGACCTGGCCTGGCCGAAGCAGTACCGCTCGGCCAAGGTTCAGCTGGAACGCAACCTGGAGCGTGAACGCGCTGCCGCCAGCCAGGCCGCCGGCCTGTCGCCGCTGGCCCAGGCCAACCGCGCACTGGGGGTCTGA
- a CDS encoding SDR family NAD(P)-dependent oxidoreductase — protein sequence MLHGRHALVTGAARGIGAAIARTLAQEGAALTLLGRNERTLQELASSLPGRHGIVVADVSDAGQVHAAFERARAERGPLHILVNNAGQAESAPFTRTGLDLWQRMLAVNLTGTFLCSQAALPDMLAAGRGRIVNIASTAAQKGYAYVSAYVAAKHGVLGLTRSLALEVARKGITVNAVCPGYTETDILRESVANVVAKTGRSEADARKEFASGNPQQRIVQPQEVADAVRWLCSDGAAAITGQAISVSGGEVMQ from the coding sequence ATGCTGCACGGCAGGCATGCACTGGTCACCGGCGCCGCCCGCGGCATCGGTGCCGCCATCGCGCGCACGCTGGCGCAAGAGGGCGCGGCGCTCACGCTGCTCGGACGCAACGAGCGCACGCTGCAGGAACTCGCGTCCTCGCTTCCTGGCCGCCATGGCATCGTGGTGGCGGACGTCTCGGACGCCGGGCAAGTCCATGCCGCGTTCGAGCGGGCGCGGGCCGAACGGGGCCCGCTCCACATCCTGGTGAACAACGCCGGCCAGGCCGAGAGCGCGCCCTTTACCCGCACCGGCCTGGACCTGTGGCAGCGGATGCTGGCCGTGAACCTGACCGGCACCTTCCTCTGTTCCCAGGCCGCCCTGCCGGACATGCTGGCGGCGGGCCGGGGCCGCATCGTGAACATCGCTAGCACCGCCGCCCAGAAGGGCTATGCCTACGTCAGCGCGTATGTCGCCGCCAAACATGGCGTGCTAGGCCTCACCCGTTCGCTGGCACTGGAAGTCGCCCGCAAGGGGATCACCGTCAATGCGGTCTGCCCGGGCTACACCGAAACCGACATCCTGCGCGAGAGCGTCGCCAACGTGGTGGCCAAGACCGGGCGCAGCGAGGCGGACGCCCGCAAGGAGTTCGCCAGCGGCAACCCGCAGCAGAGGATCGTGCAGCCGCAGGAAGTGGCGGACGCCGTGCGCTGGTTGTGCAGCGATGGCGCCGCCGCGATCACGGGCCAAGCCATCTCCGTGTCCGGCGGCGAGGTGATGCAATGA
- a CDS encoding acyl-CoA thioesterase encodes MSAFAVERRIRFSDCDPAGIVFYPQYFVMFNSVVEDWFNGPLGVGYQHLVVERRVGLPTVRLEAEFKAVSRFGDPVVLTLDVERLGRRSFTLLLRCTGAAGQLRMQMRQVIVTTSLETHQAIDIPPDVQAAIQRRAPPIVPKESP; translated from the coding sequence ATGAGCGCCTTCGCCGTCGAGCGCCGCATCCGCTTCTCGGACTGCGATCCGGCCGGCATCGTCTTCTATCCCCAGTATTTCGTCATGTTCAACAGCGTGGTGGAAGACTGGTTCAACGGCCCGCTGGGCGTGGGTTACCAGCACCTCGTGGTGGAACGCCGCGTCGGGCTTCCCACCGTGCGGCTGGAAGCGGAATTCAAGGCGGTCAGCCGGTTCGGCGATCCGGTGGTCCTGACCCTGGACGTGGAGCGCCTGGGCCGCCGCTCCTTCACCCTGCTGCTGCGCTGCACCGGGGCGGCCGGCCAACTGCGGATGCAGATGCGGCAGGTGATAGTCACCACTTCGCTGGAGACGCACCAGGCGATCGACATCCCCCCGGACGTGCAGGCGGCCATCCAGCGGCGTGCTCCTCCCATCGTTCCAAAGGAATCCCCATGA